In the Anaerobranca californiensis DSM 14826 genome, ACAATGCCTTAAAGTTAGTAAAAGCAATGTTAGAGAAAATATAAAAAGGAGCTTCTTAGAAAGCTCCTTTTAAATTTACCCAGGGATTTTCACAATAAATTCTGTACCATTCTCTTTACTACTGGTATAGTTTATTTCACCATTGTATATATCCACAATAGATTTTACTATATACAAACCTAAGCCATCGGTTTTATTGGTGGAATAACCTTTAGTGAAAACTATATCACCTAAATTTGCAGGGATAGTACTGCCATTATTATGTACTTTAATTATATAATTTTTTTTCCCTTCATTTTCTTGAACACCAAGGTATACAAACACCTTTGGTTTGTTATCACATAAGGCTGCAATAAAGGCATTATTAATTAAATTTCCTAATAAATTAACCCCTTCAATCTTACATAAAGGAAAATCTTCAAAGTCATCATTAACTTTGATGTTAAAATCTATGTTTTTATCTTTAGCAATCCCTCCTTTTACAAAAAGTAAGGATTTTAATTCTAGTCGTTTCAAAGAAATAAATTGAAATTGGGGTTTTACTTCAGCAGCAATGTCTTTGACATATTTTTTTAATTCTTCTATATCATTAAGTTCAATTAGTCCGGCAATAACCTGTAAATGATTAATAAAATCGTGTTTTTGCTGCTGAATAGTTTCAACTAATTTCCCTAAATTATCTAAATGTGTTTTTTGCTCAGCAATCATCGCTTCTTGGATAGCAGCGGCTTTTAGACGTTTTAAATTGAGAAGAACTAAAATAAAAATTGATAAATTTACTATAATTGCAACTCCTAAAATCCCTTGGATATATTGGAAATTTAATTCAGGAAATAATTTTTTATGGCTGAAAGCAATTAAAACAATTTGCAAAAAAGATTGAATTAATATTCCATTCACTTTATCACCTCGTCAAAGGCTAAAAAATTTTTTTTGTCTAAAATAATAACTGATAACTAACCCTAGTTACTTCTAAATCCCAAA is a window encoding:
- a CDS encoding sensor histidine kinase, whose protein sequence is MNGILIQSFLQIVLIAFSHKKLFPELNFQYIQGILGVAIIVNLSIFILVLLNLKRLKAAAIQEAMIAEQKTHLDNLGKLVETIQQQKHDFINHLQVIAGLIELNDIEELKKYVKDIAAEVKPQFQFISLKRLELKSLLFVKGGIAKDKNIDFNIKVNDDFEDFPLCKIEGVNLLGNLINNAFIAALCDNKPKVFVYLGVQENEGKKNYIIKVHNNGSTIPANLGDIVFTKGYSTNKTDGLGLYIVKSIVDIYNGEINYTSSKENGTEFIVKIPG